From one Gossypium hirsutum isolate 1008001.06 chromosome D08, Gossypium_hirsutum_v2.1, whole genome shotgun sequence genomic stretch:
- the LOC107909343 gene encoding nascent polypeptide-associated complex subunit alpha-like protein 2, with translation MSPGPVVEAALPDTELLPNPSAEEPQKKPLSEEEEAVVEDVKEIEIEDDEEEEEEEEDDDDKEDSAQGANASSKQSRSEKKSRKAMLKLGMKPVTDVSRVTIKRTKNILFFISKPDVFKSPNSETYVIFGEAKIEDLSSQLQTQAAQQFRMPGLASVMAKSDTSAAAAGTAADEEEEEIDETGVEQRDIDLVMTQAGVSRSKAVKALKTHKGDIVSAIMELTT, from the exons ATGTCGCCAGGTCCCGTGGTTGAAGCAGCCCTCCCTGACACTGAACTCCTTCCTAATCCTTCCGCTGAGGAACCCCAGAAGAAGCCTTTG AGCGAGGAGGAGGAGGCTGTGGTTGAGGACGTCAAGGAAATTGAGATAGAAGATGacgaggaggaggaggaggaggaggaggatgaCGATGATAAGGAAGATAGTGCTCAGG GTGCTAATGCCAGTTCAAAGCAAAGCAGAAGCGAGAAGAAGAGCCGGAAGGCAATGTTAAAGCTGGGGATGAAGCCTGTTACTGATGTAAGCAGGGTCACCATCAAAAGAACCAAGAAT ATATTGTTTTTCATCTCCAAACCTGATGTCTTCAAGAGCCCGAATTCTGAGACGTATGTCATCTTCGGCGAGGCTAAGATAGAGGATTTGAGTTCTCAGCTACAGACCCAAGCTGCTCAGCAGTTCAGGATGCCGGGCTTGGCCTCTGTGATGGCAAAATCAGACACCTCTGCAGCAGCAGCTGGAACAGCAGCGGATGAGGAAGAGGAAGAAATCGACGAGACTGGAGTAGAGCAAAGGGACATTGACTTGGTCATGACACAGGCTGGGGTGTCGAGGAGCAAGGCTGTCAAGGCTCTCAAGACTCACAAGGGGGACATTGTTAGTGCTATTATGGAACTTACCACTTAA